From Glycine soja cultivar W05 chromosome 4, ASM419377v2, whole genome shotgun sequence, the proteins below share one genomic window:
- the LOC114410213 gene encoding uncharacterized calcium-binding protein At1g02270-like isoform X2 has protein sequence MITDRWAKSMGRISRIGSFAISSSIKENQQQPCITCTTFNILAPIYKRINHEDPSCRESDYRAYWLARNHRILDWLLNDRSSIICLQEFWVGNEELVNLYEKSLGDAGYVSFKLGRTNNRGDGLLIAVQREYFNILNYKELHFNDFGDRVAQLLHVELASPISQWRNSNIRQEILIVNTHLIFPHDSTLSLVRLQQVYKILQYVESYQNDFQLKPMPIVLCGDWNGSKRGHVYKFLRSQGFVSSYDTAHHYTDADAHKWVSHRNHRGNICAVDFIWLLNPDKYRKLLKASWSEAVFGMFKYLLRRAILTESDAFAFLKVDNEDCITYSGFCEALKQLSLTGHCHGLSDEEIKDLWVQADVDGNGVLDYKKFLQIWSSTAPDIDDNKNGDQDDGSNDAQEQTIGFSVKNAVLFPPEVEKGRWPEDYSLSDHARLTVVFSPIRMPCSQLIC, from the exons ATGATAACGGATAGGTGGGCTAAGAGCATGGGAAGGATTTCAAGGATTGGGAGTTTTGCGATTTCTTCTTCCATTAaggaaaaccaacaacaaccttGTATTACctgcaccacttttaacattctCGCCCCCATATACAAACGCATCAACCATGAG GATCCGAGTTGCCGCGAGAGCGACTACAGAGCGTATTGGTTGGCAAGGAATCACAGGATATTGGATTGGTTGTTGAATGATAGGTCTTCCATTATCTGTCTTCAG GAATTTTGGGTTGGAAATGAAGAGCTTGTTAATTTGTACGAAAAGAGCCTTGGAGACGCTGGTTATGTCAGTTTCAAGCTTGGAAGGACGAACAACCGTGGGGACG GTCTTCTAATAGCAGTGCAAAGGGAGTACtttaatattcttaattataagGAGTTGCATTTCAATGATTTTGGTGATCGTGTGGCTCAGTTGTTACATGTTGAACTAGCTTCTCCGATTTCGCAATGGCGAAACAGTAATATTAGGCAGGAAATTTTGATTGTTAACACTCACCTGATATTTCCCCATGATTCAACTCTATCCCTTGTACGACTGCAGCAG GTTTACAAGATACTTCAATACGTAGAATCTTATCAGAATGATTTCCAACTCAAGCCAATGCCAATCGTACTTTGCGG tGACTGGAATGGAAGCAAACGTGGACACGTCTACAAGTTCTTGAGGTCTCAGGGCTTTGTATCATCTTATGATACTGCACATCATTACACTGATGCAGATGCTCACAAG TGGGTTAGCCACCGCAATCACCGGGGAAATATATGTGCTGTTGATTTTATTTGGCTTCTCAATCCCGACAAATATCGAAAACTACTAAAAGCTAGTTGGAGTGAAGCAGTTTTTGGTATGTTCAAG TATCTACTACGGAGAGCTATATTGACTGAGAGTGATGCATTTGCCTTTCTAAAGGTTGATAACGAAGATTGTATTACCTATTCTGGTTTCTGTGAAGCACTTAAACAG CTCAGTTTAACTGGTCATTGCCATGGATTGAGCGACGAAGAGATAAAGGACTTGTGGGTCCAAGCAGATGTAGATGGAAACGGTGTtcttgattataaaaaatttctg CAAATCTGGAGTTCAACAGCTCCAGATATAGATGACAACAAGAATGGTGATCAGGACGACGGTTCAAATGATGCACAGGAGCAAACAATTGGTTTCAGTGTAAAAAACGCAGTTTTGTTCCCTCCAGAAGTAGAGAAAGGTAGATGGCCTGAAGACTACTCCCTTTCTGATCATGCACGGCTCACTGTAGTGTTTTCGCCCATAAGAATGCCATGCTCCCAGTTGATTTGCTGA
- the LOC114410213 gene encoding uncharacterized calcium-binding protein At1g02270-like isoform X1, whose product MITDRWAKSMGRISRIGSFAISSSIKENQQQPCITCTTFNILAPIYKRINHEDPSCRESDYRAYWLARNHRILDWLLNDRSSIICLQEFWVGNEELVNLYEKSLGDAGYVSFKLGRTNNRGDGLLIAVQREYFNILNYKELHFNDFGDRVAQLLHVELASPISQWRNSNIRQEILIVNTHLIFPHDSTLSLVRLQQVYKILQYVESYQNDFQLKPMPIVLCGDWNGSKRGHVYKFLRSQGFVSSYDTAHHYTDADAHKWVSHRNHRGNICAVDFIWLLNPDKYRKLLKASWSEAVFGMFKYLLRRAILTESDAFAFLKVDNEDCITYSGFCEALKQLSLTGHCHGLSDEEIKDLWVQADVDGNGVLDYKKFLQQIWSSTAPDIDDNKNGDQDDGSNDAQEQTIGFSVKNAVLFPPEVEKGRWPEDYSLSDHARLTVVFSPIRMPCSQLIC is encoded by the exons ATGATAACGGATAGGTGGGCTAAGAGCATGGGAAGGATTTCAAGGATTGGGAGTTTTGCGATTTCTTCTTCCATTAaggaaaaccaacaacaaccttGTATTACctgcaccacttttaacattctCGCCCCCATATACAAACGCATCAACCATGAG GATCCGAGTTGCCGCGAGAGCGACTACAGAGCGTATTGGTTGGCAAGGAATCACAGGATATTGGATTGGTTGTTGAATGATAGGTCTTCCATTATCTGTCTTCAG GAATTTTGGGTTGGAAATGAAGAGCTTGTTAATTTGTACGAAAAGAGCCTTGGAGACGCTGGTTATGTCAGTTTCAAGCTTGGAAGGACGAACAACCGTGGGGACG GTCTTCTAATAGCAGTGCAAAGGGAGTACtttaatattcttaattataagGAGTTGCATTTCAATGATTTTGGTGATCGTGTGGCTCAGTTGTTACATGTTGAACTAGCTTCTCCGATTTCGCAATGGCGAAACAGTAATATTAGGCAGGAAATTTTGATTGTTAACACTCACCTGATATTTCCCCATGATTCAACTCTATCCCTTGTACGACTGCAGCAG GTTTACAAGATACTTCAATACGTAGAATCTTATCAGAATGATTTCCAACTCAAGCCAATGCCAATCGTACTTTGCGG tGACTGGAATGGAAGCAAACGTGGACACGTCTACAAGTTCTTGAGGTCTCAGGGCTTTGTATCATCTTATGATACTGCACATCATTACACTGATGCAGATGCTCACAAG TGGGTTAGCCACCGCAATCACCGGGGAAATATATGTGCTGTTGATTTTATTTGGCTTCTCAATCCCGACAAATATCGAAAACTACTAAAAGCTAGTTGGAGTGAAGCAGTTTTTGGTATGTTCAAG TATCTACTACGGAGAGCTATATTGACTGAGAGTGATGCATTTGCCTTTCTAAAGGTTGATAACGAAGATTGTATTACCTATTCTGGTTTCTGTGAAGCACTTAAACAG CTCAGTTTAACTGGTCATTGCCATGGATTGAGCGACGAAGAGATAAAGGACTTGTGGGTCCAAGCAGATGTAGATGGAAACGGTGTtcttgattataaaaaatttctg CAGCAAATCTGGAGTTCAACAGCTCCAGATATAGATGACAACAAGAATGGTGATCAGGACGACGGTTCAAATGATGCACAGGAGCAAACAATTGGTTTCAGTGTAAAAAACGCAGTTTTGTTCCCTCCAGAAGTAGAGAAAGGTAGATGGCCTGAAGACTACTCCCTTTCTGATCATGCACGGCTCACTGTAGTGTTTTCGCCCATAAGAATGCCATGCTCCCAGTTGATTTGCTGA